From Bos mutus isolate GX-2022 chromosome 5, NWIPB_WYAK_1.1, whole genome shotgun sequence, one genomic window encodes:
- the TMCC3 gene encoding transmembrane and coiled-coil domain protein 3 isoform X3 encodes MNTLSLPLNIRRGGSDTNLNFDVPDGILDFHKVKLNADSLRQKILKVTEQIKIEQTSRDGNVAEYLKLVNSADKQQAGRIKQVFEKKNQKSAHSIAQLQKKLDQYHRKLRELEQNGALRSAKDTAKDQLKDIPPSLKDAQAKSRTAPHSLESSKSGMPGVSLTPPVFVFNKSREFANLIRNKFGSADNIAHLKNSLEEFRPEASARVYGGSATIVNKPKYGSDDECSSGTSGSADSNGNQSFAAGGSGALDSQSKLTAILEELREIKDTQAQLAEDIEALKVQFKREYGFISQTLQEERYRYERLEDQLHDLTDLHQHETANLKQELASIEEKVAYQAYERSRDIQEALESCQTRISKLELHQQEQQALQTDTVNAKVLLGKCINVVLAFMTVILVCVSTIAKFISPMMKSRFHILGTFFAVTLFAIFCKNWDHILCAIERIIIPR; translated from the exons ATGAATACCCTAAGCCTGCCCCTGAACATCCGCAGAGGCGGGTCGGACACCAACCTCAACTTCGATGTACCAGATGGCATCCTGGACTTCCACAAGGTCAAACTCAATGCGGACAGCCTGAGACAGAAAatcctcaaggtcacagagcagatAAAAATCGAGCAAACGTCCCGTGATGGGAACGTGGCAGAGTATCTGAAGCTGGTCAACAGCGCCGACAAGCAGCAGGCTGGCCGCATCAAGCAGGTGTTCGAGAAGAAGAACCAGAAGTCGGCTCACTCCATCGCCCAGCTGCAGAAGAAGTTAGATCAGTACCACCGGAAGCTCCGGGAGCTCGAGCAGAATGGGGCCCTCCGGAGCGCCAAGGACACTGCCAAGGACCAGCTGAAGGACATCCCGCCCTCTCTGAAGGATGCCCAGGCCAAGTCCCGCACTGCCCCCCACAGCCTGGAGAGCAGCAAGTCGGGCATGCCGGGGGTGTCCCTCACCCCGCCCGTGTTTGTCTTCAACAAGTCCAGAGAGTTCGCCAACTTGATCCGGAATAAGTTCGGCAGCGCTGACAACATTGCCCACCTGAAGAACTCCTTGGAGGAGTTCCGGCCCGAGGCCAGCGCCAGGGTCTACGGGGGCAGCGCCACCATCGTGAACAAGCCCAAATACGGCAGCGATGACGAGTGCTCGAGCGGCACATCCGGCTCCGCCGACAGCAATGGGAACCAGTCGTTTGCGGCTGGGGGCTCGGGAGCACTGGACAGCCAGAGCAAACTCACTGCCATCCTGGAGGAGCTCCGGGAGATCAAGGACACCCAGGCGCAGCTGGCTGAGGACATCGAGGCCCTCAAGGTGCAGTTCAAGAGGGAGTACGGCTTCATCTCTCAGACACTGCAAGAGGAGAGATACAG GTACGAGCGACTGGAGGACCAGCTCCACGACCTCACGGACCTGCATCAGCACGAGACGGCCAACCTGAAGCAGGAGCTAGCCAGCATCGAGGAGAAGGTGGCCTACCAGGCCTATGAGCGCTCACGGGACATCCAG GAAGCCCTGGAGTCCTGCCAGACTCGCATCTCTAAGCTGGAGCTCCACCAGCAGGAGCAGCAAGCCCTGCAGACGGACACGGTGAACGCCAAAGTCCTGCTGGGCAAGTGCATCAATGTCGTACTCGCCTTCATGACCGTCATCTTGGTGTGCGTGTCCACCATCGCCAAGTTCATCTCGCCCATGATGAAGAGCCGCTTCCACATCCTCGGCACCTTCTTCGCTGTGACTCTCTTTGCGATATTTTGTAAAAACTGGGACCACATTCTGTGTGCCATAGAAAGGATAATAATACCAAGATGA
- the TMCC3 gene encoding transmembrane and coiled-coil domain protein 3 isoform X1, which produces MPGSDTALTVDRTYSDPGRHHHCKRRVERHDMNTLSLPLNIRRGGSDTNLNFDVPDGILDFHKVKLNADSLRQKILKVTEQIKIEQTSRDGNVAEYLKLVNSADKQQAGRIKQVFEKKNQKSAHSIAQLQKKLDQYHRKLRELEQNGALRSAKDTAKDQLKDIPPSLKDAQAKSRTAPHSLESSKSGMPGVSLTPPVFVFNKSREFANLIRNKFGSADNIAHLKNSLEEFRPEASARVYGGSATIVNKPKYGSDDECSSGTSGSADSNGNQSFAAGGSGALDSQSKLTAILEELREIKDTQAQLAEDIEALKVQFKREYGFISQTLQEERYRYERLEDQLHDLTDLHQHETANLKQELASIEEKVAYQAYERSRDIQEALESCQTRISKLELHQQEQQALQTDTVNAKVLLGKCINVVLAFMTVILVCVSTIAKFISPMMKSRFHILGTFFAVTLFAIFCKNWDHILCAIERIIIPR; this is translated from the exons GTAGAACGCCATGACATGAATACCCTAAGCCTGCCCCTGAACATCCGCAGAGGCGGGTCGGACACCAACCTCAACTTCGATGTACCAGATGGCATCCTGGACTTCCACAAGGTCAAACTCAATGCGGACAGCCTGAGACAGAAAatcctcaaggtcacagagcagatAAAAATCGAGCAAACGTCCCGTGATGGGAACGTGGCAGAGTATCTGAAGCTGGTCAACAGCGCCGACAAGCAGCAGGCTGGCCGCATCAAGCAGGTGTTCGAGAAGAAGAACCAGAAGTCGGCTCACTCCATCGCCCAGCTGCAGAAGAAGTTAGATCAGTACCACCGGAAGCTCCGGGAGCTCGAGCAGAATGGGGCCCTCCGGAGCGCCAAGGACACTGCCAAGGACCAGCTGAAGGACATCCCGCCCTCTCTGAAGGATGCCCAGGCCAAGTCCCGCACTGCCCCCCACAGCCTGGAGAGCAGCAAGTCGGGCATGCCGGGGGTGTCCCTCACCCCGCCCGTGTTTGTCTTCAACAAGTCCAGAGAGTTCGCCAACTTGATCCGGAATAAGTTCGGCAGCGCTGACAACATTGCCCACCTGAAGAACTCCTTGGAGGAGTTCCGGCCCGAGGCCAGCGCCAGGGTCTACGGGGGCAGCGCCACCATCGTGAACAAGCCCAAATACGGCAGCGATGACGAGTGCTCGAGCGGCACATCCGGCTCCGCCGACAGCAATGGGAACCAGTCGTTTGCGGCTGGGGGCTCGGGAGCACTGGACAGCCAGAGCAAACTCACTGCCATCCTGGAGGAGCTCCGGGAGATCAAGGACACCCAGGCGCAGCTGGCTGAGGACATCGAGGCCCTCAAGGTGCAGTTCAAGAGGGAGTACGGCTTCATCTCTCAGACACTGCAAGAGGAGAGATACAG GTACGAGCGACTGGAGGACCAGCTCCACGACCTCACGGACCTGCATCAGCACGAGACGGCCAACCTGAAGCAGGAGCTAGCCAGCATCGAGGAGAAGGTGGCCTACCAGGCCTATGAGCGCTCACGGGACATCCAG GAAGCCCTGGAGTCCTGCCAGACTCGCATCTCTAAGCTGGAGCTCCACCAGCAGGAGCAGCAAGCCCTGCAGACGGACACGGTGAACGCCAAAGTCCTGCTGGGCAAGTGCATCAATGTCGTACTCGCCTTCATGACCGTCATCTTGGTGTGCGTGTCCACCATCGCCAAGTTCATCTCGCCCATGATGAAGAGCCGCTTCCACATCCTCGGCACCTTCTTCGCTGTGACTCTCTTTGCGATATTTTGTAAAAACTGGGACCACATTCTGTGTGCCATAGAAAGGATAATAATACCAAGATGA
- the TMCC3 gene encoding transmembrane and coiled-coil domain protein 3 isoform X2 — MTSCLFGKVERHDMNTLSLPLNIRRGGSDTNLNFDVPDGILDFHKVKLNADSLRQKILKVTEQIKIEQTSRDGNVAEYLKLVNSADKQQAGRIKQVFEKKNQKSAHSIAQLQKKLDQYHRKLRELEQNGALRSAKDTAKDQLKDIPPSLKDAQAKSRTAPHSLESSKSGMPGVSLTPPVFVFNKSREFANLIRNKFGSADNIAHLKNSLEEFRPEASARVYGGSATIVNKPKYGSDDECSSGTSGSADSNGNQSFAAGGSGALDSQSKLTAILEELREIKDTQAQLAEDIEALKVQFKREYGFISQTLQEERYRYERLEDQLHDLTDLHQHETANLKQELASIEEKVAYQAYERSRDIQEALESCQTRISKLELHQQEQQALQTDTVNAKVLLGKCINVVLAFMTVILVCVSTIAKFISPMMKSRFHILGTFFAVTLFAIFCKNWDHILCAIERIIIPR, encoded by the exons ATGACTTCTTGCTTGTTTGGTAAG GTAGAACGCCATGACATGAATACCCTAAGCCTGCCCCTGAACATCCGCAGAGGCGGGTCGGACACCAACCTCAACTTCGATGTACCAGATGGCATCCTGGACTTCCACAAGGTCAAACTCAATGCGGACAGCCTGAGACAGAAAatcctcaaggtcacagagcagatAAAAATCGAGCAAACGTCCCGTGATGGGAACGTGGCAGAGTATCTGAAGCTGGTCAACAGCGCCGACAAGCAGCAGGCTGGCCGCATCAAGCAGGTGTTCGAGAAGAAGAACCAGAAGTCGGCTCACTCCATCGCCCAGCTGCAGAAGAAGTTAGATCAGTACCACCGGAAGCTCCGGGAGCTCGAGCAGAATGGGGCCCTCCGGAGCGCCAAGGACACTGCCAAGGACCAGCTGAAGGACATCCCGCCCTCTCTGAAGGATGCCCAGGCCAAGTCCCGCACTGCCCCCCACAGCCTGGAGAGCAGCAAGTCGGGCATGCCGGGGGTGTCCCTCACCCCGCCCGTGTTTGTCTTCAACAAGTCCAGAGAGTTCGCCAACTTGATCCGGAATAAGTTCGGCAGCGCTGACAACATTGCCCACCTGAAGAACTCCTTGGAGGAGTTCCGGCCCGAGGCCAGCGCCAGGGTCTACGGGGGCAGCGCCACCATCGTGAACAAGCCCAAATACGGCAGCGATGACGAGTGCTCGAGCGGCACATCCGGCTCCGCCGACAGCAATGGGAACCAGTCGTTTGCGGCTGGGGGCTCGGGAGCACTGGACAGCCAGAGCAAACTCACTGCCATCCTGGAGGAGCTCCGGGAGATCAAGGACACCCAGGCGCAGCTGGCTGAGGACATCGAGGCCCTCAAGGTGCAGTTCAAGAGGGAGTACGGCTTCATCTCTCAGACACTGCAAGAGGAGAGATACAG GTACGAGCGACTGGAGGACCAGCTCCACGACCTCACGGACCTGCATCAGCACGAGACGGCCAACCTGAAGCAGGAGCTAGCCAGCATCGAGGAGAAGGTGGCCTACCAGGCCTATGAGCGCTCACGGGACATCCAG GAAGCCCTGGAGTCCTGCCAGACTCGCATCTCTAAGCTGGAGCTCCACCAGCAGGAGCAGCAAGCCCTGCAGACGGACACGGTGAACGCCAAAGTCCTGCTGGGCAAGTGCATCAATGTCGTACTCGCCTTCATGACCGTCATCTTGGTGTGCGTGTCCACCATCGCCAAGTTCATCTCGCCCATGATGAAGAGCCGCTTCCACATCCTCGGCACCTTCTTCGCTGTGACTCTCTTTGCGATATTTTGTAAAAACTGGGACCACATTCTGTGTGCCATAGAAAGGATAATAATACCAAGATGA